The Bacteroides fragilis NCTC 9343 genome includes the window ACAACAGGAACCAATTTACGGATCTTACGCTCACCACGGAATACGTATTCATAGCGCATGGGAAGAAAATTCCTCACTCCGCGGGAGTCCAGGTATTCCTTAAAGGCAAGCTCACGGCTATAGGTGATACGAAGAGCGTACCAGGATTTATTAATGCTATTGTTCACAAAAGGATATAATTGGGGGACACCGGGGTAGTGAAACACCTTCCGGTCAAGTTTGCTAATTCTGTTGTTTGCCTTGCAGCGTATATCATTTCATCAGGTACTCCCCTATCGCAGGAGAGACAGTTTGAAAAAGAAGAACAGAAAACGAAGTTTTGAAAGAACAGGGCTTTACTGATCTTACAATCTGTAAACGAGTCTATTATGAAGCAAAACTGTTTCAATAGACGATCGTCTATTGAAACACACTTTTTTAAAGATCCAGACAATTAAAATACATATAAAAGCAGACAGATATTAAAGCGTTTTTTGTTAGTTTATAGATATTTGATTACCAGATAGTTAAATAGAACAAGCCATGAGAAAAAATATTTTTTTTATTAAACATTTTGCAGTTATGAAAATACCCTCTATCTTTGCGTTCAATTAGACGATCGTTTATTGAAACACTCACTTTTTTAAGAATTATTTCATTTAATGTCAGACAATTAAGAAGAGAAAAGGTTTCATTTTCCCTTTGATTCCCACTTTAATTCCACATTCATTTGCCCACTGAAAGATTACTCTCTACCTTTGCAACATATTAACAACATTTAGTTATTGATTAAATAAAAAAATCATGAACAAAGAAAATGAATTATTACAGACAGTGAACAAAAGTGTAAAAAAACGCTAACGCTAAAGCACAACCTCCTATCACAGAACCTATTAAAGAGACAAGAGGCAGAAAAGCAGGAGCGCAGATACCGGGAATTATCTCCAACAATGAAGGAGTTATAAAAGCGCTGATAGAATCCTACATATTGGACGCAAAAGAACAAAATATCAAGACGTGCAAAGATTCATTGGCACGCTACATAGAGGAAAAAAAACTTTTTGGAAAAATAAGAAATGGAGTATTCAAACCATTAGTTTTCAGCACAATCAGAACTTACGTCAACGAAATCTGGAATAAGATGGAAAGAAAGAAAAAGAACCAAGAAGGAAAGCGCTGAAATACCTACAATGAATTTTATCAAACCGGAATACATTCGATCCGACTTACCTTTGGGGCGATAATTTATCTATTAACCCTTTAAATCATATACGTATGAAACAGAAGAAAAGACCGGCATCACAAACTGAAGCCATGAAACTGAGATGGAAAAAACGGATTGTCTTTGAGAAAGGATACACTGAAATGTGTGCCGAATGGATGGCGGAGCGCCTGGAAGCATTGACCGACCACCTGCAATACGGGCACGCAGCCATCGCTTATCAAAAGCAGAACGGAGACTTCAGGTTGGTGAAAGCGACACTGATCTACTATGAAGCGGAATTCCACAAAAAGTATGATCCCACACAAATAGAAGGCGCAGTAGTCTACTGGAATGTGGATGAACAGCGATGGACGACATTCCAGATGGAGAACTTCATGGAGTGGAGACCGATCGTATAGGGCGCCACCACAGATTACACGGATTTTCACCGATGAATTATTTTTATTTTGAGAAATCAAGTGAAGACATCTTTGGGAATCCGGGGTAATTTATGGTGAATGTATTATTGAAAGTACAAACGACTAATCTAAAAAACAATGGCAATAGCATATGACGGGATCAACTATTTCCCGGTGGGCGTAAACTTCATGGAAGAGAACGCAATGGAAGTGATAGAAGCTAAATATGGAATAAAGGGTTCGGCAATCGTACTGAAACTGCTGTGCAAAATATACAAAGAGGGATACTTCATCCGTTGGGATGAAGAGCAGTGTCTGATTTTTGCCAACAAGGCGGGAAGAGAGGTGCAGGCCGCTGAGGTACAGGGGATCATTGAGATCCTCTTCATCAAAGGGATATTGGACAGAAACAGTTATCTGGCAAACGGAATACTGACTTCGGCAAACATACAGAAGATATGGATGGAGGCAACAAAGCGAAGAAAAAGGGATCTGAAAGCATTGCCCTATCTGCTGGTGAACGACTTGACTCAGCAGGAAACAGAAGCGCCGGAAGGTGAAAATGTAACCATTAGTCCGGGAAATGTAGTACATGATGTAGCCGTTAACGCAAAAAATGCATGCAATTCCGGACAAAGTAAAGTAAAAGAAAAGAAAGCAGAGGAAAATAAAGAATTACCCCCCTCAGCTCCCCCCAAGGGGAAGGAGAAAGAATGGGAGGAGGTTTCTGCTCCTCTCCCGATACCCGGATACGCCTTCAACACAATGACACACAATTATCCGGGACTGACGGATACACTCAAAAGACTGGGGATTACCGAAGCAGGAGAGGTGAATGCCATACTCAGGCTATCGGATTATGGAAGGAAAGGAACACGGGTATGGCAACTGATTGCCAATACTTGCTGGAGTGACATAGGGGCAAAAGGAAGGTATCTGATAGCAGCACTGAATAAGGCAAAAAGAAAATAATCCGGATAGGAAAGTACAGTTTGCAGTTGATAAAAAAGCAAGTATACCGGTTTCCATACGGAAGGTTCTCTGTCGGGAATGGAAAACGGGACATACATTTAAACAAATGATCTACAGCCACTTCAGAGCACAATATTTCAATCTGCAGAAGCTTTATTTTAACGTTACGTTAAAGTTCGTTTTTCGTCTGCAAATAGCAAATTCTTTAAATGCAAAAGACTTGTTATTTGCAGACAAGAACAAAGCCATCGGAAAATGGCATTAACAATGTTAACGGGCAAAAGGCATAAAATATCCTCTTCCACTGTACACAGTTATATTGTTATTTACCTCTTCCGGCAGATGCAATCCGCCAGATGATCATTCATAAATCCGGAGGCCTGCAAGTGAGCATAGCAAATCGTAGTTCCAAAGAATTTAAATCCCCGTTTTTTCATATCCTTGCTCATGGCATCAGATTCGGGAGATGATACCGGAATCTCACTCAATGATTGAAATGTATTGACAATCGGTTTTCTGTCGGGAAAGAATGATAGAGTATAGTCATAAAAACTACCGAACTCCTTTTGTACGGCGAGAAATGACCTTGCATTTGTGATGGTCGATTTGATCTTCAGACGATTTTTCACAATGCCATCAAAGTGCATCAACCGTTCAACATCTTCATCGGTCATTTGTGCCACCGACTCAGCATCGAAATTGCAAAAGGCTTTGCGATACCCCTCACGTTTCTTAAGGATGGTTATCCAACTCAAGCCGGCCTGAGCACTCTCCAACACAAGAAACTCAAACAGCGTCTTGTCATCGGTCACCAATTTTCCCCAATCTTGATCATGGTACTTCACATACAGTTCGTCACTTCCGCACCAACCGCAACGCCCGTTTATTATATCTTGCATAATTATAACACTTAATAGTACGATACAAAGATAGTAGATTCACCATGTCGCACCAAATATCGATAAACAAAACACAAGCAATTATTTTTTTCAGTATATCCCCCACACTTCCGGTTTTTTTCGTACTTTTACAGCTTGTTGGAAAGTTATGCACTTCCGGCATCAGAGAACAGATAAAAAGAAAAAACAATATATAAAATGAATCACAAATGGAATTATCGACCCATCACACAAGAACAGGCAGAGATAAGCCGGGCATTGGCTCAGGAACTAGGCATTAGCCCCGTCCTGGGACGACTTTTGGTACAAAGGGGAATTACGAAGGCACAGGATGCCAAGAAATTCTTCCGTCCGCAATTGCCCGATTTGCATGATCCATTCCTAATGAAGGATATGGACATCGCAGTGGAACGCCTGAACATGGCGATGGGAAAGAAAGAGCGCATTCTGATTTATGGAGATTACGATGTGGACGGTACCACGGCTGTGGCACTGGTCTACAAGTTCATTCAACAGTTCTATTCGAACCTTGACTATTACATCCCTGACCGTTATAACGAAGGATACGGAATTTCCAAAAAAGGAGTTGACTACGCCGCTGAAACCGGAGTAGGGCTTATCATCGTACTGGACTGCGGCATTAAAGCCGTAGAAGAGATTGCGTATGCCAAAGAGAAGGGAATTGACTTCATCATCTGCGACCATCATGTACCGGACGACATATTGCCCCCTGCCGTTGCCATCCTGAATGCCAAACGACTGGATAATACATACCCATACACTCATCTTTCGGGATGTGGCGTAGGCTTCAAATTCATGCAGGCTTTTGCCATCAGTAACGGCATTGAGTTTCATCACCTGATTCCGTTGCTCGACCTGACCGCCGTAAGCATTGCATCGGATATTGTACCGATCATGGGCGAAAACCGTATCCTGGCCTATCATGGGTTGAAACAGCTGAACGGCAATCCGAGCGTAGGACTGAAAGCGATTATCGATGTATGCGGATTATCGGAAAAAGAAATTACGGTGAGCGACATTGTATTCAAAATAGGTCCCCGCATCAATGCTTCCGGACGTATACAGAACGGAAAAGAAGCGGTAGACCTATTGATTGAGAAAGATTTCTCGGCAGCACTCGAGAAAGCCGGACAAATCAACCAATACAACGAAACCCGGAAGGATCTGGATAAGAGCATGACGGAAGAAGCCAATAAAATCGTAGCCGAACTGGAAGGCTTGGCAGACCGTCGTTCGATAGTGCTTTACAATGAAGACTGGCACAAAGGAGTGATCGGAATCGTTGCCTCACGATTAACGGAGATTTACTATCGTCCGGCAGTCGTACTGACCCGGACGGATGATATGGCAACCGGTTCGGCACGTTCCGTATCCGGTTTCGATGTTTACAAAGCTATCGAACATTGCCGTGACTTGCTCGAAAACTTCGGAGGGCATACCTATGCTGCCGGGCTATCGATGAAAGTGGAAAACGTACAGGCATTCACCGAGAGATTCGAAAGTTTCGTGTCGGAACATATACTGCCGGAACAGACCAGCGCAGTGATCGATATCGATGCCGAAATAGATTTTAAAGATATCACGCCGAAGTTCTTCAATGAATTGAAACGATTCAACCCGTTCGGTCCCGACAACCAGAAACCGGTGTTCTGCACACATCACGTGTACGATTATGGAACAAGCAAGGTAGTCGGTCGCGATCAGGAACACATCAAACTGGAACTGGTAGACAACAAATCGAACAATGTGATGAACGGCATCGCCTTCGGACAAAGTTCGCACGTGAGATATATCAAAACCAAGCGATCATTTGACATCTGCTATACCATTGAAGAGAACACCCACAAACGGGGGGAAGTGCAGTTGCAGATTGAAGATATCAAACCGATAGAGTGACTTACCAAGAGATTTTAAAGCAATACTGGGGTTATGATTCCTTCCGCGACCTGCAGGAGGACATCATAACCAGCATTGGCAATGGAAAAGACACACTGGGACTGATGCCCACCGGAGGCGGAAAGTCAATTACGTTTCAGGTTCCGGCCCTTGCCAAAGAGGGATTGTGCATTGTCATCACCCCACTGATTGCTCTAATGAAGGATCAGGTGCAGAACCTGAAAAAGCGCGGAATCAAAGCGATAGCCATCTATTCAGGAATGACACGGCAAGAGATTGTGGTGGCATTGGAGAACTGCAT containing:
- a CDS encoding SH3 beta-barrel fold-containing protein, translated to MKQKKRPASQTEAMKLRWKKRIVFEKGYTEMCAEWMAERLEALTDHLQYGHAAIAYQKQNGDFRLVKATLIYYEAEFHKKYDPTQIEGAVVYWNVDEQRWTTFQMENFMEWRPIV
- a CDS encoding DUF4373 domain-containing protein, with protein sequence MAIAYDGINYFPVGVNFMEENAMEVIEAKYGIKGSAIVLKLLCKIYKEGYFIRWDEEQCLIFANKAGREVQAAEVQGIIEILFIKGILDRNSYLANGILTSANIQKIWMEATKRRKRDLKALPYLLVNDLTQQETEAPEGENVTISPGNVVHDVAVNAKNACNSGQSKVKEKKAEENKELPPSAPPKGKEKEWEEVSAPLPIPGYAFNTMTHNYPGLTDTLKRLGITEAGEVNAILRLSDYGRKGTRVWQLIANTCWSDIGAKGRYLIAALNKAKRK
- a CDS encoding DNA-3-methyladenine glycosylase I; translation: MQDIINGRCGWCGSDELYVKYHDQDWGKLVTDDKTLFEFLVLESAQAGLSWITILKKREGYRKAFCNFDAESVAQMTDEDVERLMHFDGIVKNRLKIKSTITNARSFLAVQKEFGSFYDYTLSFFPDRKPIVNTFQSLSEIPVSSPESDAMSKDMKKRGFKFFGTTICYAHLQASGFMNDHLADCICRKR
- the recJ gene encoding single-stranded-DNA-specific exonuclease RecJ, coding for MNHKWNYRPITQEQAEISRALAQELGISPVLGRLLVQRGITKAQDAKKFFRPQLPDLHDPFLMKDMDIAVERLNMAMGKKERILIYGDYDVDGTTAVALVYKFIQQFYSNLDYYIPDRYNEGYGISKKGVDYAAETGVGLIIVLDCGIKAVEEIAYAKEKGIDFIICDHHVPDDILPPAVAILNAKRLDNTYPYTHLSGCGVGFKFMQAFAISNGIEFHHLIPLLDLTAVSIASDIVPIMGENRILAYHGLKQLNGNPSVGLKAIIDVCGLSEKEITVSDIVFKIGPRINASGRIQNGKEAVDLLIEKDFSAALEKAGQINQYNETRKDLDKSMTEEANKIVAELEGLADRRSIVLYNEDWHKGVIGIVASRLTEIYYRPAVVLTRTDDMATGSARSVSGFDVYKAIEHCRDLLENFGGHTYAAGLSMKVENVQAFTERFESFVSEHILPEQTSAVIDIDAEIDFKDITPKFFNELKRFNPFGPDNQKPVFCTHHVYDYGTSKVVGRDQEHIKLELVDNKSNNVMNGIAFGQSSHVRYIKTKRSFDICYTIEENTHKRGEVQLQIEDIKPIE